The genomic region TCCTCAAATAAGGTGCGTTCCATGGTATCAGAGCATGTCATCTGTACAAATCACGTTTGGCACTAACAGTgtcaagaaaaaacaaaaaacagccaaTCACTAAACTGGGGTTTGGAAATTAAATGTGAGGTTCAAACAAGTTTGGAGTGATTTACTTCAAAAAAAATTCACTCTCCACCTGCCAAACACAGTtcaaactaaacaaacagaaactcttGTGGGCAGAAGTGGAGCAAAATACGTCAATCAAGTGCAATAAAACAAAGGAATATTTTCAAACACTGGTACATAGGAAAATATGGATCCTGCATGACATTCTATTAGCATCTGATGACGATTATTCTACATGCTGTAATTCTCAAGAGGCAACAACATTAGACAATTCTTTTTACAGCAACAGAAGCTGACTTCTGTCAGTAAAATGGATGGTTCCACAAGCAAAATCCCTTAAAAACACAGGGTTTGACTGGAATGACAAAGCATTATGAGGAAAAGACAAAcccaaaaaaaagcaaagatgtcACAGCAGGCTTTGGGCTGACTCTTACAACATTTGGCCCCATTAACAGATTATAAAGTGGCTGCGAATGGACAGTGAGACCCTGACAGTTAAAGAGTCTCTGGAAGGACAGCTTATTCTGATAGGGAGCACCACAGGCTCTATGGTGCCACCTCCACATCTACCACCTGAAAAGCGTGGTGAAGACAGCTAACAGAACCGGAAAGCATCATTCTGTCCACCTCCAGTCTCGGCTTTAGTTTTCCATCCGACATGTCTCCCTCTGGAGTTTGGACCTTCTGCTCCTTTTCAAGTGCCTTAGATGAATGGTCCCTGAGAGCTGGACCACAGTCTCAGAATCCCTGCTGGACTTCAGCAGACTGGCATCATGCGAGCATTGCCACTGTACTCCTCCTCTGCCTGGGGGGGAGAATTATTAGTTAGACTATCACAAAGGTAACTTTGTATTAACTACAGAATGCTATGTTCAGTTATTCAAACAACTTGATTGGGACACACACCTCAGTGTATACAGGTGGCGGTGGGAACTGGAAGGCTGGAGTGTTCATGAAGATGGGGCTGTCGTCTCCGTCGAAGTCGTCCAGCAGAGGTGTGAGGGGCTGGTCCAGGCGGCAGTCGCGGGTGATGTCGGCGTAGCTGGGCGGCTCAGAGGGCATCCTGAGGGACACCCAGCTCTGAGAGGCGTTGCTGACCGAGCCCTCCTGGCTGCTCAcgctgctgctgcggctgccTAGACCGGCAGTCCCAATGACCAGCGGCAGCTCCAGGATCAGCTTCTCACTACCAGGGATGTGGACGTAGATCTGGAAAAAGGATAATGGGtacatattttaaaactgattttcagttttcaaaagGAATGGCCAAAAACCACTGGGTACTTGCTGAAGGTAGAGGCTTACCATCAGAGCGTACTCCACACGGATGATGTTGCAGCCCAGCATGGATGGTTTGATCTTTGGCACCCTGATGGTCTTCCCCTGCCAGGCATCACACATGCCAGAGATAATGTGGTTCCCTCTCACTGAGGACAGCTTCTGGCGGAAGACCTTGGTGCGGCCGTTAGCCTGGTAGATGTGTTTGGCGATGATGGCGGCCTTGGGTATCACAATGCGGGAGCAGGTGTTCTCGAACTTTGCATTGATGTAGATGTCTTCACCTTCGCAGAAACCACGCCGGTCAATTTTTGCATTCAGTGACACCTGGCCATCGGGGATGAACATGCAGGTGACCTTCTTCTCCTTCATGCCACCTGTGGGAGACTGAGGAAACGCAGGAGAGTAAGACTCCATGTCAAACTCAGCAGCACTGCACtaaatgtatatgtatgaatatgtTAAGCTAAGATAAGCCCATAAAATAAACCCTGTGTTATGCTGTGTCAGTGAACTCACCAACAGGTCTGGGGTGTTGACATCCAGGGGCTCCTCCACCTCAAAGGATTTCTTGCACTCGAGCGTCTGCTGCTGTGGCCTCTCTAACAGGGCCTTCACACAGTAGTGGACATAGCCAAACTTCCCCTTGTAGGATGACACCAACTGCCTATAACAAGGAGCGGAACAAGTGTCACTCAAAGGTTTTCCTCAAAACACTGCTCAGTGAAGAGGTTTACATCCACAGGCCTGTGGTATCATGTGAGCTGAGAAATGTTGCCTTACCCTTGCTGTGGGAGCTCAAATCCAAAGGAGTACTCGTATTTGTTGCCAGGCCTCAAAACGACAGATCCGTCTGAGTctggaaagagaaaatgaaatacgTTCAATTACCCTGTCAAATGACAAGCACATGTTCCTTATTTGAGTAATTAAGTTGCTTTGCTGAGTGTCTGGTGTGGCTGCTGACAGCGGTTTGATTCAACGTGTGAAATAAATATTCCTCAGTCTCCTCTATTTGCTTCAGTGTCTTTCTTTACTACATCAGAGTGGCTGTTCATACTGGCTTCATTCCGGTAATGCTGGTAAATAACAAAGCTGGTTTCAGACTGTGACAGTGTGAGAGCTTAGTGTCCGTACCTGTAGGCTGGTCGTCCAGTCGCAGTACTTCTTCGTATCGGAGGTACTCGGCCTCCTGTCGGCACCGCTGCTTGCCTTTAGCGTACTCCACTTTAGCGCAGCCCAGACCCAGGACCTTCACTGCGGACACTCGCGTCACCTCGTTCACCTCCACTTCTATCCGACCGGACACCTTGTCCCCGCCGCAGTAAAAAGTCTTACTGGGATCCGTAAAGGTAATTTGGAAGGTTTTCATTCTCTTCGTCATGGCCACCATGACTGCTTCCTGCAGGTACGCAAgctaaagataaagaaaaacgGAGGTGTGGATCCGTAGTCCTCAAATCGATCTCGACTTATCTGCTGTAAACAAAGGCGAGCCGCTGTTTTTATATGACGAGCTTCAGCGGGGCACGAGAAGCCAGAATGAACAGCATGGCTCAGCGCGTGCACACCGCTGCCATTGGTGGAAAACCTTTGTTTGTGTGAGCTCTAGCCAATCAGCGGCCGAAACCGACGCGTGGACACCGCGTGGCTGAGGGAATGTAGGACGTGCTGAGCGAATGTGAACACAGGAagtgagaggcagacagaaagaacagaacATTTGTAGTAAACAGTGAAACCAGGGAAGGGTTGGTCTGGAAACCAGCATCCATCTGACTCACACAGTCACCTCATCACAGACACTGAACCCCAAAACCTACAGGGcctgctgttaatgttaatatacacacatacccacagaaaacattaagtaTTTCACACTGAAGGTTATTGATGTAACATATATGAAATAATTATGAATAACATCCTAAAGAAATTGGAGTGTGGATGTTGGCTATTGTAAATGAATATAGTTGGTAGTATGAATGTAAGATACTTAATTCTGaatattataaatattcatttgGGCATTTTCAAACCTTTATCACAGGTTGGACTAAAGAGACGTGGCCTGGGGGGGTTTAGGTTTATGATTTTAAGACTCCCGGACTGAACTAACTGTGGAGATGTTTTAAACTCTTATTACTTGGTACATATACTTCCAGTAAGTAGTAAAGATTTCTGCATAATCATTCACAATGTATACATGTTACTGCATTTATTGACTACATTTATTGACTATTTACCCAATTCTGTCTCACaattaacattattaacaaCCTAAGCAGTATTGTGCATATACTATACAGCTATACTGCATCAGTAAAATAAGGTTTGTGTGAAATGTCTAGATTATATTTTTAGAATAGATGGGTGAAGGTCATGGGCAAATGATAAAATTGACCTGGGAAACTGATGAAACAGCTTTCAACTGTACGACACAGTCCACATTAGCAGACTGAGTTTTCAGAGACGTGTATGAGTGAAAGCTTTCTGTGATTCTGAGGACTTCACATTCATGTTGACTTCAATGTTGAGTTCAACAGTTCATTTCTGACCTTGGAAAGAGCAGTTAACTAATAGCTTAGAGTTTTATAAGTGTGCTGCTGGTGTTAAAggcaaatatttacagtatataccaCCCACCCTGCTCTGTATGAGTACCATGCTTATTGTATGGCAAGGCTGCATCCCCACAGGCTGAGGAAGAAATATGGACTCCTGGAGCCCTGAAAGTTCCAGGGTCACTGTGTATCACTGTTTGTGCTAATTCCATTGACTTTTGTCTGGGAGTAAACATCAGTAAAGCACACTGTCAACTTACATGACACCCTGGCCAGTTATTAAGAAATCTGAAGAATCAGGAGAGgtcaaggacaaaaaaaaaaaaaagactggaaaGCCAAGAAAACTTTCAAAATCTGATGAGAAGTTTCCCTGTTTCTTCTTTGAGAAACCGAAAAAGTTCCAGCAAGGACCTGGCTCAGCATCTGGAAGCTTCATCAGGATGCCAAGTTGACCCTTCTACAGTCCAAAGAAGCTTGATCAGGAACGGTCTATGTGGAAATTTAGCTGCCAAGAAACCACTTTTGCAGAAGGGGAACGGGGTGAAAACGCTAAGATATGCTAAAGCTCACAACGATTGGAATGAAGATGTTGAATTATGGAGGGTTTGAAATGTTTAGTTCCAGTTGTCGACAATATGTGagaagagctggagagagatggaagaataAGTGTTTGCAGCCTTCGGTGAAACATGGTAGACGGTCGGTGCTGGTTTGGGGCTGTATTTCTACCAGTGTTGTTGGTGATATTGTCTGAATTGATGGGGTCATGAATGCGGAAAAGTACAGACATGTTTTAATTCATTGTGCCATTCATTCTGTAAAGTGCCTGATATGAAATggtttcatttttcagcatgATAATGATCTGAAGCACACTGCTAATGCAGTGAAAAACAACTGATAAGACAGTCATGGAGTGACCTCCACAGAGTCCACACCTGAATATTACAGAGGCAGTATGGGATCACCtggacagacaaagaaagaaaagacagccTAAATCCAAAGCAGGGAAGTGCTGAAAGAAGCTTGGTAAAATATACCAGAAGATTACTTCTGAATCTTTAAGACAGTGTCCCCAAATGAGTTCGATGTGCTTAGTGCCAAGAGAGGTCACACTAAATACTTTTGCCTGTAGAGGCCATTTTGTTctgaaaattgtgtttttaaaatttttctgcacatatttcctgtttttttctgtttgtatctcaTCAAAAAGgcctaaaaataaatatggatgGTCATTAAATCTTTAAATGACAAAGCTTTTTCACAGTACTACATATATACAACATACCTAGGTAACAAGGTTAATTAGTGTATATGTTGTgtgagctgaacattttataTTGGCAGggctgcctgtctgtgtgtccaccTGGCTGACTGCCCACACACAACAATACGTTCCTCACACTCCATTTGGagtttttgaatgtgtgtgacaCTCAGGATTTTTTCTTCCTAGTTACACAGGTGTTTCTtttgtaatgtgtttgtatggTGTAATGTGATCTGCTCAACCCACTGTTGTTGCTGGGGCTTGGACCAGAAGCTGTTTTTGGATCTGATGAGATTTCATTGTGAACTTTCACCCACTGGAGAATTTTCTACCATAAAACTTTTAGAGGAATTTTTGTGTCGTAGAGTTTGGTTCACCCGCACAATGctactgaaaacacaacacaaaacaacctCAAATGACGCAGGCGCCTCATTTCAGCCGGCAGGTCTCGCCCCTCTGTGGGAGGGGCAGGGGACCTATTACGTGTCTGTGTCTCATGTCCAGTCTGATTGTTGAAGGTTGCCAGCTTGTGTCTTGACTGAGAATGGGGCTGTTGATCAGCTCTGAAGGTGAGCTGTGCTGTCTGATGTTGCACTCCCAATGATAAAACAAAGCGTATATGATTTGATTGTACTGTCATATATTACTGAAGATTAAGAGAGGTTTGTGTGATTGGGCAAAGAATCTAGTCTGACCAGTGAATGAGATCAGTGCAGGCTTATCAGCCAGTGAGTCAGCTGGGGTAGAGAGAGGTGCACAAACCAACACAGGGCTGTGGTAAAAATTagcttaggaaggttcctaactgACCCTGAAGTATCTGAGTCTAAGCCATGATCAGAGCTGGTCCAGGTCTCtaaaggagcttcagtgcttcctgaGGGGATACAggatacactggaccttccttgaatgaaaggaaaggaggtAATGCCGTCCCACAGTTCCTTGCGGCAGCAGCACTTAAAGGGATGCACCACAGCAGACCCATGTACATGAAGAAACAGCAGAGcacctgttttatgtttgtgacatGATCCAGCACTTATGGAATCCTTTGTGACTGGCTGAGCTCCAAATCCATAAATCCAGATTTCCTCTCTTTATCCAGTTATGAGTCGTCATGAagattaaattttatttttaacaatatcatcatcattacaaaATACTATATACATAAGTGTCATTTCATTATATAACCCCCATTGTGAAATGCAGAGTGGATCAATGGATCAGCTTCAGTCTTTTCATGtaattgcatgtgtgtttgttcttcctgtgtgtaactgatggttaaatgttccctgtatataaactgaaaacatccttTCATCAGGAActcatgtcattttatttgatatAAATTGCGACCTTCAGTAattcttaaattatttttagcTAGGAGTATTTTAGTATCTTGCTAAATTTgcacatgtatttttattttttataaattgCGACCTTTAGTAATTCTTAACTCACTTCCAGCTCAGATTATTTAAGACACTGTTTTGTCGTTTCTGCACCTTGCACTCAAGTTATTTGGGGTAATATCTATGTATTTAGTTAGTATACTTTTGTATCATGCTGTTCTTTCTGTACTGTGTTGCCTTTTATTGTTGTCACCTGAAAGTTAAAGTTCACAAATAGTTCAGGGAAGTTTTCTGTGTGAGGATTACATTTTTGTTCTCAGGTCTTCAATGCACATTTTGGGTTTTTAGTCATGGTTTCATCACTATTCACCCTCCGGTCTCTCTTACTCCTCATGGGTGGCATTTAGTGtcaattcattaaaaaaaaaaaaatcactttatttttcatttttccagtcAAATATGTGGGACATTCATGTCGTTGGTGAAAATGCCTGTTTCTATAACAGCTGGACACAAATGTTCaagtgtttcattgttttatagCAGTCACACCATGCAGCCCTAAAGAAATTTGCATATGGAAGCTTAATGATGTTGTTAGTGCAAACTAACATAaactcctgactacactgttactgtatgtgtactAGTCCACATACAGTGTTATATACATGTTACAGAGCATGCCCATTAGCTCAGCTAGTACAAACTACATGTGGCTCATGTCCACTTTGGCAGAAAGaagtcacaaataaaggagtTCACCTTCAGATTTTTTGCACAGTTTTGCAATATTAAATACAATCAGGTCTTTAACAGtgtcttaaaaataaataaataaatgggtgaatgatatataattttttacagcgtctcgagataacttctgttgtgaattggcactatataaataaaatttgacttgacttgactattTATTCAATATATTCACTCCACCCATAGCTTAGCTCCTGAATGTCCTGAATGTAACATATAACTGTGGAGAGCAGTGAACAAATAGTAGCTTTTAACTATGAAAAGGTAAGAAAGCCCTGCCAAAATATAgttatacattatattatatacataaTATACGTATATTACAAACAGCAACCATTTCTCATTTAAAATTcccaaaacacagtttaaactcCACTGATCTTAGCCTGTAATAAAGCTTCCAACTTAAAAATGACGTGTTTTTCAAGCTCCATAGTAtgatatgttttatattttagattctttaaagtagccaccttttgctttaatggcagctttgcacactcttgaccttctctcagtcagattcatgacgTAGTCACCTGGAgtggttttccaacagtcttgaaggagttcccagaggtgctgagcacttCACTCTGCAGTCcaactcatcccaaaccatctcacttgggtttaggtcaggtgactgtggaggccaggtcacctgacacagcactccatcactctccttctTGGTCAGATAGTCTTTATAAAGCCaggaggtgtgtttgttgtcattgtcctgttgaaaaACTAATGATGGTCCCACTAAGCACAAACCAGAGGGGATGGCATGTCactgcagaatgctgtggtagCCGCGCTGGTTAAGTGTGCAGCtctctgtgaagcatttatgGGCTCTAATCTGAGGGGCTGTTAATTTTCTGCAttgactgaccttcatgtcttaaagtaatgatggactgttgtttctctttacttaGTTGAGTGGTTCTTGCCATAATATGGATTAGAACAGAGGCTATTGACT from Lates calcarifer isolate ASB-BC8 linkage group LG3, TLL_Latcal_v3, whole genome shotgun sequence harbors:
- the LOC108896208 gene encoding thioredoxin-interacting protein-like codes for the protein MVAMTKRMKTFQITFTDPSKTFYCGGDKVSGRIEVEVNEVTRVSAVKVLGLGCAKVEYAKGKQRCRQEAEYLRYEEVLRLDDQPTDSDGSVVLRPGNKYEYSFGFELPQQGQLVSSYKGKFGYVHYCVKALLERPQQQTLECKKSFEVEEPLDVNTPDLLSPTGGMKEKKVTCMFIPDGQVSLNAKIDRRGFCEGEDIYINAKFENTCSRIVIPKAAIIAKHIYQANGRTKVFRQKLSSVRGNHIISGMCDAWQGKTIRVPKIKPSMLGCNIIRVEYALMIYVHIPGSEKLILELPLVIGTAGLGSRSSSVSSQEGSVSNASQSWVSLRMPSEPPSYADITRDCRLDQPLTPLLDDFDGDDSPIFMNTPAFQFPPPPVYTEAEEEYSGNARMMPVC